The following proteins are encoded in a genomic region of Palaemon carinicauda isolate YSFRI2023 chromosome 19, ASM3689809v2, whole genome shotgun sequence:
- the LOC137659138 gene encoding craniofacial development protein 2-like: MTPRAAKFRSKQSNMPIKVCYGPTNDSSEERKDEYYEELQRVIDEIPERDMKILIGDFNAKVRRDNQGKENVMGVEGLGEVTNENGAYLKSFCSVNNLVIGGTLFQHKIIHKYT; this comes from the coding sequence atgacaccaagagcagcaaAGTTTAGATCAAAGCAAAGCAATATGCCCATTAAAGTTTGTTATgggccaacaaatgattcctctgaagaaaggaaagatgaatactatgaagagctgcagagggttatagatgagatccctgagagagatatgaaaattcttattggtgacttcaatgctaaagttcgaAGAGATAACCAAGGGAAAGAGAATGTGATGggcgtcgagggtcttggcgaggttaccaatgaaaatggagcatatttaaAAAGTTTCTGCTcagtaaacaatcttgttattggaggtactctctttCAACACAAgatcatccacaagtatacatag